Sequence from the Cucumis sativus cultivar 9930 chromosome 1, Cucumber_9930_V3, whole genome shotgun sequence genome:
ataacttgtatttctacaagttattaaAATGCATGAATGAAAGAATGACTGAaatgattgtttgattgcatgaagaagaaagaaaatttgtgtAGATGTTCTTTCTTGTTTGCTTGGTACTTTACTATGATAGTCTATGATACACTATCTTGTCTTAAGCTTGCATGACtttaaataggaaaaagagcATCCACAATTTCTAAATACTTAGTGTGTTTACAACACATGTTACACGTTCTAATCATCTTCTTATACGTTTTTGACCTCATTATTCCAATACAAAAAGCTATAATAACGGACATTTCTGCGCGTTATCAAGGATACCTAATCCATTTGAGTACCTTGTTAAGGGGTTTGTggttaattaataactaaacgAGGGACACCTCTTTCCTTTTGAGCCGGATTGTTAACATAAAAAGCCACACAAAAtcatgtgatttttttatggGCTTATTAATCCTTTCTTCTAGAGATCTGATATCTCCTTGAACCAGGTGTCAACTAAGTCCTTACTCATTTGAATAGGTCTGGTCTTTGTAGGAATTTGGGCTTCCTAAAAGTTTTCAACATAGGTTAGATTCactatttgtttctttctggCCCAAAAGGCATTAGGAAAATTGGAACAAATCTCATAATCAATCCTTTTGAGGacttattgtatttttatttggacCGAAGGCCTATTGATTTCTTCATTGGTTTTTCAACCTTTGATGTCGTCATGAAGGAACTCAATCTGCTTCTCTTTCCTTGATATGAGATTGAGACTTCGGACAAGCTCGCTCTCAATTGAAGAAAGATACCATTAAACTACGGGTTTGTAGAATTCAAAGATGATTTCTTTGCCAAATTTATGAGAAGATAAACCCTTATCAAAAACTGTAAATGGATAAATTAGGGTAAGAAATGGAGTACCCAAAATTTACTTTCTCGGTAAGGCCTTTGACGAGGAGACATGAATTTTTCAAGCACACTTCGTCTTTGTAAACGTGtaccttcaaaattttgtacTTTATTTGTAGAGCATTGTTATTTGCACCTTTGAGGATTTCCCTAGTGATCTCAAAGTATTTGGATGGAATTATCCCTTCTTGGATAGCATTTTGATTAGCTCCTGAGTCGATTAGGGATGTCCCCTCAAATTTGTAATCTTTAACCTTTAAAGTGACCTTGGTTAgccattttttattaaagaccTTACTAATAATGTTGATGTCGTTATTTGAAGATTCGACATGTTCaacattatcttttaaaattatttgttcttGAATTGCTTCAATGATATTTTCAAGATAAGATATTTGCTTCTTGTTATCATGAACTTCCTTTTTCAGGACTTTGATTTCATGTTGGAGGTCAGAGAATTTAACTGGAGCAACATGTTCTTTTGTCAACTAATTCATAACAATTTGAATCTGAATTTCATCGGatctttgaacttttgatCGAGAGTCTCTAAGTCTTCTTGTAGTCTCAAAAGTATTTTCTTCCTTATGGCATCATCTTCGACGATATCCAAAAGATCTTTCTGGGTGTTGGTAAGAACATTAATGCATCCAGAGCAAGGTATTGGTTCTTCGTCTACCGACTCATAATCATATGACGAAGGTTCTTCCAAAGAATCTTCAAAGATAGCATTGAGCATGTCTTCATCTTGACTTGACAATGATTGCTCTTTGTTAGAGGATAGTTCTTCGACTTGAATCACCTATAATAGagattggtttctttttcataaatctccattttgttgattttcttgaaGACAAGACATCGGTTAGCGTAATGACCTTTCTTATGACACCTAAAACAAGTAgtattttctttagaaaatttttGCTTGTTCTTTTCCTTGAAATGGTGTTTCCTTTTCCGGCTACCATACTGATTTGGTTCATTCTAAACATTTCTTCTAAAGAATTTCTTTGAACGAGTCTTCTTTCTAGATAGAGGAGTATTGTCGATTATGTACTATTTCCAAAAGAACCCAATTCTTTGCGGTAGTCGAAGTCTCTCGCTATTTTGGTAGCATACCTCTATTGTTGGAAAATCTCAATGCATACCTTTTAAATTGTGGAATTAATATCTCCATATGAGATACCTTCCCAATCGATCTTTGACACTCTACTATTTGTAACCATAGTGGAGTAGAACTTTTCACGAGCATATCTAGGTAATACTTCCACATATTTGTGCTTCCAAATTACATCTCTGCATGTTATTAGATTATAAAGACGAAACATGAAAATGTCTTTATACCATGTGAAGTCACTCATTTTAGGACATTTTATTCCTAAAAGGGCTTCCATATTGATTGGTCACTATATAGGGTTGTCCTTCCTACAAAGTCTTAAATAACTGCATAAACTAATGTGTTAGCTAAGTACGACTGGATTGTAACAGTGTCACCATTTGGCCCCTGCTcctttttttcaataacaGCTTCCTTCGTGGCTTCTCTGTTTTCATTGGTTAGATGTTTGTGCTACCAACTTCTGAGGTTTTTCATGAATCCCGTAGTTAGTGCGTCAACAATCTCTCTTTGATTCATCCTTCGAAGATAGCTTGTTGCAGCAACAaacatttcttgaaaaattatCATCATTTGCCCCTCAGAACATCCGTCAATGTTCCATGTTTCGATGTTACTCCCATCGAATGAATCAAAGTAATTATGAGACAAAAAATAGAAGGTAATCACGTGATAGTTAATAAGAAATGAGATGACAATATCAAAAGCTACtaagtgaaaaaaattaaacaaggtAGAGAGATATGGGCATGGATGACCCCTTCTTTTTGTCGTAAATGAAATTTAACCCCAAAACTTAAAACTAATGAATTTTGGTCTTATATTATCACTGCGTAAAATTACCACTCTAACCCCAAATGCATTTCTAATGTTTTTTATCtcttaaataatatgttaGACATGAAAcgtaataatttgaaaagataatcaataataaatattgattttattctttgtattaaataaagaatatgagaattttttaaaatagtaaattttacaaaatatttacaacctgtagcaaattctatcagtgatattcattgatatgttatataatagaaaactatcagtgataaaatccaaaattttgctatagcttgtaaatattttaatttattttgttattttaaaaaaaaccctaaagaataaattaattataaaataatataattaataagagTATTGAATTCatgcacattttttttatattgttactTCTCCTTACTCATATTCTAGAAATTCgttatttattcatttccattttcctcttttagaatttcttcctttgttgTCATCTTTCATAGTATTTTTTTCGTCTTTTTTCactacacgatcatgtaccaaaaatataaacaatcattCTTCTATCTTAATTGTGTAATAATATATGAACGATCGTATACTAAACTTTTTAGAATTGTGTATTAATATATGAACGATCGTATACTAAACTTTTTACGTGCATGTATGGCCGATTAATAACTACATGTAAATTTGGGATGTATTTTGAGTCAATAACTAGTTTTTCATGTTAAGGGTATTGTGGgcatttcatatatttatttgtgatgaaactaattatttccctaattttgtcttttctcCAAAATCCTACTACGCTTcactcaattttcttttatactaAATGGGGAATTGATCATAAAAATCGAAACGGTTCTTAGAACGATGAGCAGCATTCCTTCCCACACAGCCACTCCTTCTCAACTCCAACTACCTCCTTTTACACCTTCTTCAATCCCACTTTCAAATCCAACAAAACTCAACTTCCCTCGCTCTCCCAACTCCCCTCATCGCAATATCTCCTCCAAATTCAACCCCAATTCTGTTGACCCCATTGTTCTATGGACCTCTTCTCTTGCTCGCTACTGCCGCAACGGCCAATTATCCGAAGCCGCTGCAGAGTTTACCCGCATGCGACTCGCCGGAGTTGAGCCCAACCATATCACATTTATTACGCTTCTCTCCGCCTGTGCTGATTTTCCGTCAGAAAGCTTCTTCTTCGCCTCTTCACTTCATGGCTACGCTTGTAAATATGGTCTGGATACTGGGCATGTAATGGTGGGGACTGCTCTCATTGATATGTATTCCAAATGTGCTCAATTGGGTCATGCTAGGAAGGTTTTTTATAACCTGGGTGTGAAAAACTCTGTCTCTTGGAACACTATGCTCAATGGTTTTATGAGGAATGGAGAGATTGAGTTGGCCATTCaactgtttgatgaaatgcctaCAAGAGATGCGATTTCTTGGACGGCTTTAATTAACGGTCTTTTGAAACATGGTTACTCGGAACAAGCATTGGAGTGCTTCCATCAGATGCAACGCTCGGGTGTCGCTGCTGATTATGTGTCTATAATTGCTGTTCTTGCTGCCTGTGCTGATTTGGGTGCTCTTACTTTGGGGTTGTGGGTTCATCGTTTTGTTATGCCGCAGGAGTTTAAGGATAATATTAAGATTAGTAATTCCTTGATAGATATGTATTCTAGATGTGGATGTATTGAGTTTGCCCGCCAAGTGTTTGTGAAAATGGCCAAACGAACTTTGGTATCTTGGAACTCTATCATTGTGGGGTTTGCAGTTAACGGATTTGCAGATGAATCTTTAGAGTTTTTTTATGCGATGCAGAAGGAAGGATTCAAGCCAGATGGAGTAAGCTACACGGGGGCTCTTACCGCGTGTAGCCATGCTGGCTTAGTGAATAAGGGCCTGGAATTGTTTGATAACATGAAGAGTGTACACAAAATTACTCCTAGGATTGAGCATTATGGATGTATTGTCGATCTCTACGGTCGTGCTGGAAGGTTAGAGGATGCACTGAATATGATTGAGGAAATGCCGATGAAGCCGAATGAAGTTGTGTTGGGGTCGTTGCTTGCTGCTTGCAGGACTCATGGTGATGTGAACCTGGCTGAAAGGTTAATGAAACATCTCTTTAAGTTAGATCCAGAAGGCGATGCATATTATGTGCTCCTTTCAAACATATATGCAGCAATTGGGAAGTGGGATGGTGCTAACAATGTTAGGAGAACGATGAAAGCCCGAGGTGTGCAAAAAAAACCGGGTTATAGTTCTGTTGAAATTGATGGTAAGGTTCATGAATTTGTTGCAGGTGACAATTACCATGCTGATGCAGACAATATTTACTCAATGTTAGATTTGTTGTGTCATGAACTAAAGGTGTGTGGATATGTTCCTGGTAGTGATACCATTCTGAATACCAAAGAATCTAATAAGGACGATTGAAGCTTCTTTTGTGCTGTTAAAACCCTTATTTGATTCGTCCGTCTATGGCTTAGATCAACAGCAGTTTGAGAGTTTGTGAAATAGACAAGGTAAATGGATGCTTAAGTTAAGCGGGCTGcaagatatataatttaatttgcatTTGTCGTCacatttgaaaatggaagCAAAACACTTAGTTCAAGGTACAAATAAAAGGCCACAtcatgttttcttctttcaacaaaaaaatccattagctatatagtttttttatctCCATTCATGAGCGGAATAACTAACACACCACTTGATTACATACGTAAAGTTGGATGGTTTCTAGGACTAATTGATGTTGGacaccatttttttaaaaaaattggatcaaTGGAGACTTATGGAACCCACCATCAAACATAACTTACACCATAGTCTATACACTCATTGTTGTTTCATAAACCGTTTTTGAACCCTATCAGCAACGTCGGCCTTCCCATGAATCCTACAAGCACTCAACATGGCACCCCACAAACCCTTATCAGGCTCGACCTCCATCTCCATTATcaacttctcttcttcttccacttgCCCCAATCTCCCAATCAAAACCGATCGCAACACCTCATTCCTATCGTGCATTCCATCAAACACCTTCCATGCAGCCCCTAATCCCCGCATTTTCCATACATGGTAATCAAAGCATTCAAACTAGGCAAAATTTGTAGAGCAACCATTAATCAGAACAGCCCCGTGAACCTGGTGGCCAAGGCGCAAGCCAGTAGAGAAGCCGtgaactattattttttttttaaaaaaatcatattctaaattcaatacacaaatttcgtctacttaatttatcaaattgttaTAGTTTTTGTAAAACAATTTATCTGAATTTCTTTAAACACAACGTCcattttcaaccttatttAAGTAATCATTATGTTTGAATAAGTTTGATTTTATGAATCTAACATGTAACTCGTCAACATGTAAATACGTGCAAATAACAATTGTTTTATACGAATTactgtaaaaaaaatttcattcaaaccAAACGATATCATTGAGCAAAATAGTTTCTTGCAAGGGAGTTATAAACTGAAGTCAACTACAGGGAACATAATGcgggaggaaaaaaaatacgGGTCAAGTAGAGGGACAAATAGTCATGGATTATCTAGTAGAACACTGTCATGTCGGCCAAGAACACTATCATGTCATGTCGGCCAAGAACACTGTCATGTCATGTCGGCCAAGTTGCCTGCCACTATCTGCATACAATGCCCTTGTCCAATCTATTCAGCTTAGGAATAACCTACAACTCACTCATGACTTTATGTTGGATTGCAGCTTCATCCTCCCTAGCTAACTTCGACCAATCCGCAATGGCCCTCAGTTGGTCATTCGCACATTCCATGGCATTGCGAATGACGATGTCCACAGTCTCCACCTTTTGCGCTCCCCGCTTCCTCTTCGATCCGCTTGAACTCGCCCTACAGTCGCTCGATCTACTAGGTCGTGCACTAATCATGTCCTTAGGCGACATGTTCAGTCCCTAGTTGTACATAGTAGGGATCTCCATATCGATTCTATCTTTTGGTGACAATCCCTTGTACCCGCACGACACATTGGACCCAACATTGGTGAATGTCTCACACGTGCTCCCCTTAAGTGATCTTTTCCGAACACATACGAGAGTTCGTCGTAATAGGGGAAAAGCCTATTAAGGAGGCCCTTCGCTACCGTATGagtttgtgaaaaaaataaaaaataattttcagttTTCGATTCCATTAGAAGGATGTAAAAAGTTCACATTTACTTATTTTCCTACCCTGACCCAACTGTCGAACAT
This genomic interval carries:
- the LOC101212377 gene encoding pentatricopeptide repeat-containing protein At1g05750, chloroplastic, with protein sequence MSSIPSHTATPSQLQLPPFTPSSIPLSNPTKLNFPRSPNSPHRNISSKFNPNSVDPIVLWTSSLARYCRNGQLSEAAAEFTRMRLAGVEPNHITFITLLSACADFPSESFFFASSLHGYACKYGLDTGHVMVGTALIDMYSKCAQLGHARKVFYNLGVKNSVSWNTMLNGFMRNGEIELAIQLFDEMPTRDAISWTALINGLLKHGYSEQALECFHQMQRSGVAADYVSIIAVLAACADLGALTLGLWVHRFVMPQEFKDNIKISNSLIDMYSRCGCIEFARQVFVKMAKRTLVSWNSIIVGFAVNGFADESLEFFYAMQKEGFKPDGVSYTGALTACSHAGLVNKGLELFDNMKSVHKITPRIEHYGCIVDLYGRAGRLEDALNMIEEMPMKPNEVVLGSLLAACRTHGDVNLAERLMKHLFKLDPEGDAYYVLLSNIYAAIGKWDGANNVRRTMKARGVQKKPGYSSVEIDGKVHEFVAGDNYHADADNIYSMLDLLCHELKVCGYVPGSDTILNTKESNKDD